The Lolium rigidum isolate FL_2022 chromosome 1, APGP_CSIRO_Lrig_0.1, whole genome shotgun sequence region accatcaaacatttgacgttgacgaaaaaatgcataccgtcacccccgatattttatgacggagcttccttgacgaaccccatgacgatcaaatttcgtcaccgcgaagtaatccttgacgaaaattggccttcacatgacgaaagtgatttgtcaaaaaaaggGTTTTCCTTTGTAGTGTTTCCCCGGCTATAACCCATCTTGACGACGacgtcgagaagcttgtgggTGTGGTGTTGTCTTTAAGGATTTCGTCTGGCTGTGGGGACCTTCGGATcatcaaggagcttcatcgacagttCATCCTACTTCTTCGTTTCCGGGATGGACATGGTCTTTTCGACCCGTTCGGCGATttcccgtccgcaaccaacaacgttaggccgactcagggaggagcggctgcggcggcgcgccgtcgacacggtctagaggttgaagatgaagggcttctcaaggataTCGTTGTAATTTTCGGTTTTCTTGGGCTGCTTTGTACTGTTcgatgtttcttttaatgccagtgtcctttagcaaaaaaaaaaaactacagtaCACAATTTTTCCGTTAGCCATTTTCCGGTATGTTAGTTGGAAATTTTAGTCCACTTCCTTTACCTCTAACATTTTTTTCCAGTGGATctgattttccttttttttacatCACACATAGAGGATCcgattttcctttttttatttttccctTTTTTGTTTTCTAAATCTGAATATTTTAAAAATTTGCATATTTTTCACACTCTAAACATATTCCAAAATTATGATTTTTCCAATAGTTCGCCATTTTTTTGAAGATTATATaattttcaaaatatgaacataTTTGAAAAAATGAACAGTTTCTTCAAATCTGGACACTTTTCAAAAGTTGAATATTCTCCAATTCTAAACAATTTTCCAATCTAAAATACTTTTTTAATTAAAACATTTTTTAAAACTGGATATTTTGAAAAAGTTGAACGTTTTAAAAAATGATTTTTTAATctgaaatatttttaaaaactaaACACTTTTTATAATATGAACATTTTCTTCAAATCTAGAGACTTTCCAATTCTAAATATTTTCTAATTCGAAATATTTGTTTaataaaaaaataattttaaataggaaaattcaaaaaaaatctaaaacattTTTGAAATCTAAACATttaaaaaagataaagaaaaaaataacagcaaaaaaagataaagaaaaacAAGTCATGAACTGAAAACCGAGTGATTAAAATCCAAAGAGAAAAACAATGGTTGGTGGAAAACTGAATGAAAACCTAAACTCGAACAATAAAAGCGTTAAACCGGGAGAAAACCGCCACAAAAAACAGAAAACCATCAGAAAAAATCGACCAAAAATGAGAAGAGGAGGAAACAATGAAAACATCTCCGTTATTGGGCCAGGCCTACTATAACATCGGTAGTGTTAAAGAGGTATGCGACACAATCCCGGTGTATAAGAAGAGCATCTCCGGTTGCCCCTGCCCCATAATGAATCTGACGCATGGCCTTGTTttttctggggggggggggggaaggggGCGTAGTTACCTAATCTCGGGGGGGGATTCCTAGCTCCGTGGCTGCTGCTGCTTGCGGCGAACTGTGGGAAGCCGTGCTGAGGAGGCACAGTATCGCTGATGTGCACTCGGTGGAGCTCAGGCGAGCCATCGAAGACAATGTTAAGGTCACCGACGGTGAGGGTATTTGGGTTGAAACCGTTGAACGGGTCGAAATCTTGGTAACCCGGCTAGAAATGAGAGAGGTGCCGCGTGTTGTTAGCTTGGCTTTCTTGGAACACCGGCCCTGGCGCCGACGACGCGCTTGATGGCGAGGGCGACAAGATGCTACCTTGACTCCCCCGCGTGGTGGACACATATTGGGGAGGTGGCGCCCCCATCCCCAACATGGTTGCGGCCCTATGCATCCTGGCTACCTGCCGCCAACGCCTTTCGCTCCCTTGTCTTCAGCTCCCTCCGCCGGTGGCTGGCTTTGTCCACCTGCCGGCGCTGGAGGTCGAAGACCCACTTGGTGTTGGTCATTCCCTCCAGCCGCTCTTTTTCGGGCTTTCCCTTCTTCTTCGGGGGACCCGTCCACCGCCTCTCGGGGAGCAACATACTTTTTCGACGCCATGGGCGTCGCAACAGTGTCTCGGCTAGGCGAGGGAAATGACGGGAGTTGTTGGCGGGGTGGGAAACGATATATGTGACATGGTGGAAAATGGAGGTAAGTAAATTGATTTTGGAGGAAAATTTAACATTGTGCCGCTGACAGGTTTAGCCCACCAAATTTTTGAGCGCCCGCCGGCACCCTCGAGATTGAATTTGACATGGGAACGCCGAATGAATAGGAAGCTCGagcggagatgctctaaggattcACCGGAAACGCGGCTATAGCTAAATACTAGATGGACCCTGCGCGCTTTGCAGCGCCGTCCTCATATCAAAGACAATTATTTATCCATCATTTAAAAAATATGATAATAGAACTGATGACGGCCTTGTATAAGAAATTCTAAGTGAACctcaaattcttagtagaaacaaATAGAAAGAAGTAGCAATTTGAATTGTGGAGAGGGTAAGACATACAATTATTTGGAATGACTTTAGTCCAGAACTGCACGCCACATACTAAGAGAACTTACACATGTTAAGTAGGCAATGCTTCTCTAAAGCAATAGTCAATACTTGGCACACTACACAACAGGTTTTTGCTTATCCTGAATCGGACGGCCACAAGGAACACAAATGGTGAAGTATGTCCACCGCAAATATTTTCATTGGGGACACCCCAACTACATTTTATATCATCCAGGAACTCGGATATTCATAAAAGGTGGTTGTGGCCTCACAAACAAACATATTCTTGAGTGTGCAACAAATATATGAAGATGGCCGTCAACAACTTCGAGCAAATCAGAAATACTGACCAGCAAGGGAAGCATTAACATAAATTAGGAACGGAATAATACAATTTTATCTCACCAGAATGATAAATAAACATATTTGTAGAAGCAACCCCCAAGTTAAAAAAAAATAGATACATGATGGTATCATTTGACCGAATAAGAATGATCTTGGTCACAATGTATCTCTTATAATCCAGCTATTTAGGATTATTGATTGTTTCAAGAGACCATGTAGATTCATAACTACTCAAGCAATTCTTCAATAAGgagaacaatgtaaatgcaagcaCATAACCAATGATtctacttccaaatatataaaaaaattggGAGGATGGTGATGATTTGTAGCACTGCATCTATGCAAGCAACATCAGCATGTACATCCTCCTCTTTGGCCTCAGATATGTCAAACAAGAATGCACACAGTACTATATCAACACAATTAATGTTGACAGTAGCTACTTGTCACTACAGATGTCctgaaagataacaagagcacggAATAATTAGATTGAACTGCTATATTTTTCTACATGCCAAATACTCAACATAATTACCTCCCTATTAGTGGTTTTGTGATGTAACACTTCTTCCACTTATTTCAAATACACCACTGAATTATTCAAATTTTACTCTCTCTACCCACGAGAAGAATTACACAACAGCAGATGTTCAGTATGACCATGTATGCATCAACCTGGCCAATTTTCATCCTACTTGCTGCAGGAAGCATATCAATTCGAAGAAGTGTAACAACACGTGGCACTGTTTTAACATGGATTTTCAGTTTAGGAACTCACAAGGATCTGAATTTTAATCAGTGATTTGGAAATCTACCAGCAATGAGAGCACGCGTGAGTATATATCAGCAAGACGAAAATTTGTAAGCACCCGTAATAGTCTCATGAGAAATACAGTAAAAGAAAATGGCATTGTCGGAAAGTTCCATGTCTTGAAAACACCATACCAATGCAGCAAGGATGCTTGAGCAAGATGACCCGCATACAATGGAAGTGATGACCAACACGGTGTGGCAAGAGGTCATAGCAGTTCCAAATGAATAGCTCGGGGTACCAGGAAGAGCAGACCAGCAATGTTGGGTTCCGCCTGAGCTTCCCAATAGCACCTATAACAGTACATCCACTGATCTCACAATCCTAGACATGTGGATAAAACAGTTTTACTTTTATTGTATGTATGGTTTTTTATTGAGATGAGTTTCGAGAAAGGAAAaaatcaacaaaataaaaatagagatAAAAACTTAAGACACACTTTGTGGACAACCAATAGAATTGTTATCCTGACAACACTCATTAGCTTACAGAGTTGATGTTCAGAGGTGGAGCAATGCTGACCAACAACGAATCTAATGGAGCACGACCTGCAGATTTATTTATCCAACCACAAATCTGTTGTTACTTGTAGTGGTTCAATATTGGCATCCAGCTTGATGGCATAACGGCTGACTACACCAAACTTTTAAGCTACAGTACGTACCAAATTTGCAGTTTGGGTGCAACTTGGTATAGTAAGTAATTACCTTGATAGCAACATAAGATAGACTTGATTGTCGTTGTTACAGAAACATAATTAAGAGTAAGGTTCAAAGGTCAAATTCATGGTAGGGTACCTAAGTACAAAATCTAAATGAGAATTCTAATAGTGCACCAAAGGGAGAGGTTGCGAGAAGAGAAAGCAATTCTAGTTCACCCAACACTAATTGAGGTACTCAATAACTTCAGGATATCGAAAAGGCGGGTACCGGGTATGGAAGAAAACACCCATTCTTTTTCTCCTCTTTGGAAGATCCTGGGAAAAACAGACAGACCAGTGTGACTGATAATAATCAAAACAGGCCGAGAGTGTTTGGAATAAGGTCCTAATGTGTAATTAATGCACATATACTATTATTCAGAACATGGGTATCACAAGCTTCTGTTTACAACAACAAAAGTGAAGTTTTCAGAATTAGCAGGTCAGCATAACATAACATGTAAATCTGATTGAACATAATGCAACACTTGAGTCTCAACCGAAAGTTTCCTCTTTATTCCTCCCATAAAATATGTACACCGTGAGTGAATATGCCATTTGTTCTCCTGCAATCAAGATCGGAGAACACTAAACATCAGTTGGGAAACATGGAGCTTCAAATCTTTTGCAgaaataaaaaactgaatgtttgaAGCATTGCATGTCCATGCCCGGCCACAACCATTGtctgaagaaaataaaaaaaacaacaaGACAAAGTAAAGTTTTTTCTGCTAAATCTATCAATCTAGAATCATTGTTTGTTGAACATTAAAGATGCACTCTTGTCGACAGTTTGCAAAAGGTATTTAGAGTCTAGACGGATGGCGACAACTACACCTGCTCACACTGGATACTATACAGTCTGATTGAGGCATGGAGCAGTTTCAGTAATACGAAGGCATAGAGCAAGATTCTAGATGGACACATAAATATTGCCATACAGACAACCAAATTCGCATAATGTATTACTAAAATCTCTATTCAGCTGTTCAGTCACTATATACATTAGAAATAAATAAGTTAAACTCCTAACATGTATAGAGAAAGACTCAAAGACATGGTTGAAGAAGAACTGAAACCGGAGGCGAGAAGATCTTGTAGAATCAAAAAACACGAACTGCTGATTTTTCCATACCAGGTTGAAGTGATAGACAGGGTAGGGGATCAAGGAAGGATGGCTGCTTTGTttccggcggtggaggtggacaTGGTTGCAGCACCATCGACGGAGAGGAGCTTTCATCCCCATCTACCGGACGGCCGACGCGACGAAGATGGTGGATGCGGCCGGCATGATCGGCTACCGGAGTGAGATGACGGGAGCGGAGAGAGGCCGGTGCAACCCCGTTTCTTCACAACTGGTCGGTCGGATCGCCGGAGATGTGGTAGGGAACGGAGGGAGTTGACAGCGGCCGTGCATCACACGCGATGGGGACATCAGATTAGGCACGCAAGTTCGACGGGGAGAGGAGAACGGTGACTGCGGCATGGATGGCGTCAGGTCAAAGGAATTCGGCAACAGAGGGAGGCGACCAGGCGGGGCTGAGAACGTGGTGGAGAGGGGAGGGGATGGGCACGCACGGAGAATATCCCTTGCCTGGAGGCGGTATCCAAGTGAACCGCCTGACCGAGCGGCCGCCTTGCACACGACCAGTCGAAACGTGAGAAAGCGACGCATTATCTCTACATGCGGGGCCCGCGAAAACGACCCCTCGATCGACCAGGAGTGCTCCCAAGGGTGGGAGCTTAGATCTCTTTAGAGATTGCCACTGGGCCGTCACCGGTTTCCTTCGGCGACGTAACGGCCCGGTAGCCCAGCCAAACTGAGGAACAGACTCAGTCCGCCTGCCAAAAACCCGTACACGTCTCCGGCGGCCGGAGTTGAGCGCCGCCCCCATTCCTCCGGCGCCGTCGCGATGGCGTCCATCCTGCCCCGGCTGCTCCTTCGCCGCCGAAGGGCTCTGCAACCCGCCGCCGCAGGTCTACGCTCCCTACGGTTCGTCGCCTCGCCTCCTCTCGACGGTCCAATCGCCATCAGTTCCCCACGCCTCGGCGCACTGCTCGAGCGTTCCCGTGCTGCTGCTGGATTCGCGACAGCTGCGCGGAGACAGTCCCCGGCGAGGCACGGGAGCACGGCGGTGACGCTGGACACGGACGGCGGCTTCGCGCGCTTCTCGGTCGGAGACGAACCGCGCACGACGCAACCGCAggggaagaagaagcagaagatGTCGAAGAAGTCCAAGGTGAACCAGCTCAAGTGGTTCCgcctcaaggccaagaagaagatgaagtcgccTAACCCCGAGGTCCGGATCAGATACAAGCTCGACAAGGTTTCCCTCTTCATCCTCAACATTCTTCAGTTTGATTGGAGAGAAATGCTGAAATGCTACATTCTCAATTTGTTATTCTCAATGTGGATCCGATCCAGGCTAAGAGGAAAGAGGAGTGGCTGATCGAGAAGCTCCGGAAGTACGAGGCGCCCTGGAGGGGTCCGGCGCCGGTCCACGACCCCGAGATTCTGACCGAGGAGGAGAAGTTTTACCTCAAACGAACCGGGGAGAAGAAAAAGAACTACGTCCCCGTCGGGAGGCGAGGGGTGTTTGGCGGCGTGGTCCTCAACATGCACCTCCACTGGAAGAGGCACGAGACCATGAAGGTGGTTTGTAAGCCCTGCCGGCCTGGCCAGGTGTACGAGTACGCCGAGGAGCTGGCCAGGCTCAGCAAGGGGACTGTCATAGATATTAAACCAGATAATACGATTATATTCTATCGTGGGAAAAATTATGTGCAACCGAAAGTTATGTTGCCTCCTGATACTCTGTCCAAGCAGAAGGTAATCATCACTATCGAGGCCAATTTTGCCATATCTTTTAATAGGTTAAGCTGACTGGCATTGTTTCTCTGTACTCCATAGGCCTTGGAGAAATATAGGTTTGAACAATCTCTTGAACATACCAGTAAATTTATCGAGCAGCTGGAGAAGGAGCTTGAAGATTACCAGAAGCATGTTGAGTTATTTAAGAAGCGTGAGGGGGCTATTGCTGAGGAGATCAGTAACGAAGACACTGATGGTGATGATCTCACATCTAGCTCAGATACTGAATGAATCGTCTTCTTGATCAATTGGCACCTCGGCGCAGATCCTTTCACAATGGAGATTTGATATGATCTAGCTGCCCTAAATCTGAGTGCATCTGGTTTGCCATCACACTTTCCCAAATTTTTGGTAGACAGGGTGTGGCAATCATTCCGTCTTCTCTAGCAGTGTACCCCACCTGTCATGGACTGAGCTCTAAGAGTTGCACTGAGAGATACTGAAGTTCAGAGTCAGCAGCATTTCGACGCAACATGAGCTTTGGATGCTTGTCGGGCGAGATGAGTTGTGTTTGCAGCTTTCATCAGAAATGAGCTTCCTTGGATCATCAGTAGTGAAAATCAACTTGGGTGTCTTTTGGAGAAGGATCTGCTCAAATGGAAACATGTAAGCTTCCTAGCTCTCCATGAATTAGATCATAGTAACATAGGAATTTGGATGCTTTTAGATCGAAATGTAGTATTGTAAGATTATTATTAGTTactaatataaagtaatattctAGTCCTCAAGATTCTTTCAACTGCGCAAAGCCGCAAACCATGATTATATGGTAgatattttttttttacatatatTGGATACCTTTTACTCACCAGATACAGTTTGGACTACTTATTGTTTTCCTTACGGCAGTCCTGAATGTGCTGGCCCTGATGTCCAAAAATCCTACAAAAGTTACATGGCGACAATCTAGTTGAACTCATGCTAGATTGCTTATCAGCCGACTAGCTACCTGCAGGAACAAATGATACAATCCCTAAATGAAGAAGttgaaacataaaataaaaatgcaCAAGTAACACTGAAAGCTCATGTTTGAGAGGAAAAACGTATTGGAATACCGCTAACAACAATAGAACATACTGGCTACCATGGCCTTGCAGCCTGTAGTTGGTACAATGCATCACTGTGGACAGGTCACAGTCTTCTTTCATTCCCAACATAAAATTAATTTCGGAATAAATGGTAGGCATTTCCAATAGCACATACCTTTTGGAAATGAGCCAATTACACCACTCATCTCGGATTGGCAAATAACGTTGTCAAGTCACTAAAAGTGTGTGACAACAATTTTTTCCTTGAATTCAGGATATATGATATTCATGTAGCATCAAAGTAAATGTGAGCAACAATTAAATAGCGTAGATACTTCTGGTGAACAGAGAGCAATACATGACAACAAGTTAACACAGCTCGATTGATCTCATGGCATAAGTAGTGTCATAACCAGCCTAAGGAACTACCAACTTATGTGCCCAAGATGGATGGGAAATTGTGTTTGACTTCCTAACTTGACACTACTCAACTGGAAACTAATAATGAGTTACCAGAAACGCGGTTCATCCAACTCGTGGTACAGGTGGGTCTGTGCAATGTTGCCTCTTTCAAAGTTTGCTCTGAACATGAGCCGTGTACACTACATTGGTTTGGGTATGAGAAATCTGTTGAAAGATTTGCGGGCTTGTGTCATAAATCTCATAACTATCGGAATTGATATGTTTAATGTTTACTTGGCAACATCAGAAATTGATACACGGACTGGCTAACATGTTTTGTTAGGGAACATGCTTGTTGCTCTTGGAGTTTTGATTTCCTGCAGCTTTCACCAGCTAATCTAACGGCATGGAAGCAATCAAATGATAAGAAATTGAATGATGTCATAAATTATTCATGTAAACATTACTGCCTCCATttctaaatataagatgttttggtaggCCAAATTAGCCTACCAAAATGTCTTATATTTTGGAACAGAGGTAGTCGTTTCTAGGTGGGTACCCCTTCCATAATTCGCCTGTCAGTGTTGAAGAACCCTTTCATATCTGAGCCAACTCCAAAACAAAGCTAACCCCAAAGCCATTAGGATATCTTGAACACCACTGCCACTAGACTAGCCCACTACCCCACAGCCCCACATGCAACTGCCATGGTCCCTTTCAGTTTGCTGGGGGTGTATGCTGACCGCACATTCTACGTTAGACCTCACCCATTCACACTGAATGGCTTATGAACTTTACCAGAGGCCTACTTGAAGTTGATGCCTTCCCAACTGACTCGAAAGGATTCCTAGTGCTAATTGTTGGTTCTAGTCCAAATGATGGATTGCATCAGCTAAAATCATTTAGATCCATCAAGTATGGAAAGCAACTACTAATCATGTAGAATTGGTCATCGTGCAGCATTTTGCATCACCAGAATCGCACGATAGGAACACCCTTTAAATTTTGAAGGACCATGTCATTTTCGTGGGAGACCTCTgaattttcccttgtgtgtttttGTGCCATTACCAAATAATAACAAGATATATACTCTTTGTTGGTATAATCCATAAATAACATgcatgcataacaacaacaacaacaaccaagcctttcagtcccaaacaagttggggtaggctagagttgaaacccataagatctcgaagccaagtcatggttccggaacgtggatagctaacttccacgcacccctgtccatggctaaatctttgtcgatattccaaaccttcaggtctctcttaacggactcctcccatgtcaagtttggtctaccacgacccctcttaacattctcagcacgctttatccgtccgctatgcactggcgcttccggaggcctccgttggatatgtccaaaccatctgagacgatgttggaccagcttctcttcaatcggtgctaccccaactctctcccatatatcgtcattccgtacccgatcctttcttgtgtggccacatatccatctcaacatgcgcatctctgctacacttaactgttggatatgtcgtctcttcgttggccaacactccgcgccatacaacatcgcaggtcggatagctgtcctataaaacctgccttttagcttttgtggcactctcttgtcacagagtacgccagaagcttggcgccacttcatccaaccagccttgattcggtggcccacatcttcatcgatatcgccatccttctgcaacatggaccccaaatatcgaaaagtgtctctctccggtaccacctgcccatcaaggctaacctcttcctcctcgtgcctagtagaactgaaactgcaTGCAT contains the following coding sequences:
- the LOC124685336 gene encoding uncharacterized CRM domain-containing protein At3g25440, chloroplastic-like — encoded protein: MASILPRLLLRRRRALQPAAAGLRSLRFVASPPLDGPIAISSPRLGALLERSRAAAGFATAARRQSPARHGSTAVTLDTDGGFARFSVGDEPRTTQPQGKKKQKMSKKSKVNQLKWFRLKAKKKMKSPNPEVRIRYKLDKAKRKEEWLIEKLRKYEAPWRGPAPVHDPEILTEEEKFYLKRTGEKKKNYVPVGRRGVFGGVVLNMHLHWKRHETMKVVCKPCRPGQVYEYAEELARLSKGTVIDIKPDNTIIFYRGKNYVQPKVMLPPDTLSKQKALEKYRFEQSLEHTSKFIEQLEKELEDYQKHVELFKKREGAIAEEISNEDTDGDDLTSSSDTE